In Gymnogyps californianus isolate 813 chromosome 1, ASM1813914v2, whole genome shotgun sequence, the following are encoded in one genomic region:
- the RASSF9 gene encoding ras association domain-containing protein 9 isoform X1, whose amino-acid sequence MAPFGRNLLKTRHKNRSPNKDMASNEREIVVWVCQEEKIVCGLTKRTTCAEVIQALLEEHQATFGEKKVLFGKPSDYCIVEKWRGSERVLPPLTKILRLWKAWGEEQSNLHFVLVKSDAFLSFPLWKTAEAKVVQNVEKQWELSPANYMKMLPIDKQKKIVRKTFRKLAKLKQDSVQQERDNMETLIHLIISQDHTIHQQVLRMKELDMEIEKCEAKFHLDRVANDGENYVQDSYLMINPNEAEQQGSMPDDQKEMHDYLSKSEGILQVEERLKHHKQLIEKLCAEIEREVHGICTEKNGDDVRTEGAANAELENSNLESVKYELEKSMKDGLRINSYLSCIQKELTYRDSLLQKKEKEYELLTEEFNLLHVKDDIETRLPSNEEPSKGSGISSNSIAVPDFVHRVTNLDINDTDSDTGISSTHSQDSEITSGDMVLLST is encoded by the coding sequence gtctCCCAACAAGGACATGGCTTCAAATGAAAGAGAGattgtggtttgggtttgcCAGGAAGAGAAGATTGTATGTGGCCTGACAAAGCGCACAACATGCGCAGAAGTGATTCAAGCACTGCTTGAGGAACATCAGGCAacatttggagagaaaaaggtCCTTTTTGGAAAACCTAGTGATTACTGCATTGTAGAAAAATGGAGAGGCTCAGAACGAGTACTTCCTCCCTTGACAAAGATTCTGAGACTTTGGAAGGCCTGGGGGGAAGAGCAGTctaatttgcattttgtgttggtAAAGTCAGATGCTTTCCTCTCATTTCCATTGTGGAAGACCGCTGAAGCTAAGGTAGTACAAAATGTAGAAAAACAGTGGGAGCTCAGTCCAGCAAATTACATGAAGATGTTGCCAATagacaagcaaaagaaaattgtaagaAAGACTTTCCGGAAACTGGCCAAGCTTAAACAGGACAGTGTTCAGCAAGAGAGAGATAATATGGAGACACTGATTCATCTGATCATTTCTCAAGATCATACCATTCATCAACAAGTCCTTAGAATGAAGGAACTAGATATGGaaattgaaaaatgtgaagCGAAATTCCATCTAGATCGTGTGGCCAATGATGGAGAGAATTATGTGCAGGACTCCTATTTAATGATCAATCCAAATGAGGCTGAGCAGCAAGGGAGTATGCCAGATGATCAAAAAGAGATGCATGACTATTTGAGCAAAAGTGAGGGGATTTTACAGGTTGAAGAGAGACTGAAACATCACAAACAATTAATAGAGAAGCTGTGTGCTGAAATTGAAAGAGAGGTACATGGtatatgcacagaaaaaaacgGAGATGATGTTCGCACAGAAGGAGCTGCTAATGCTGAACTAGAAAACTCAAATTTGGAAAGTGTAAAATATGAGCTGGAAAAAAGTATGAAAGATGGTCTGAGAATCAACTCATACCTGAGCTGCATTCAGAAAGAACTTACATACAGGGACTCACTGcttcaaaagaaggaaaaagaatatgaacTTCTTacagaagaatttaatttactaCATGTTAAAGATGACATTGAAACTAGGCTTCCATCAAATGAAGAGCCATCCAAGGGCAGTGGCATCTCCAGTAACAGCATTGCTGTTCCTGACTTTGTTCATAGAGTGACTAATCTGGACATAAATGATACAGACTCTGACACTGGAATCAGCTCTACGCACAGTCAGGACTCTGAAATAACTTCAGGGGACATGGTACTGTTGTCAACATAG
- the RASSF9 gene encoding ras association domain-containing protein 9 isoform X2 — MASNEREIVVWVCQEEKIVCGLTKRTTCAEVIQALLEEHQATFGEKKVLFGKPSDYCIVEKWRGSERVLPPLTKILRLWKAWGEEQSNLHFVLVKSDAFLSFPLWKTAEAKVVQNVEKQWELSPANYMKMLPIDKQKKIVRKTFRKLAKLKQDSVQQERDNMETLIHLIISQDHTIHQQVLRMKELDMEIEKCEAKFHLDRVANDGENYVQDSYLMINPNEAEQQGSMPDDQKEMHDYLSKSEGILQVEERLKHHKQLIEKLCAEIEREVHGICTEKNGDDVRTEGAANAELENSNLESVKYELEKSMKDGLRINSYLSCIQKELTYRDSLLQKKEKEYELLTEEFNLLHVKDDIETRLPSNEEPSKGSGISSNSIAVPDFVHRVTNLDINDTDSDTGISSTHSQDSEITSGDMVLLST; from the coding sequence ATGGCTTCAAATGAAAGAGAGattgtggtttgggtttgcCAGGAAGAGAAGATTGTATGTGGCCTGACAAAGCGCACAACATGCGCAGAAGTGATTCAAGCACTGCTTGAGGAACATCAGGCAacatttggagagaaaaaggtCCTTTTTGGAAAACCTAGTGATTACTGCATTGTAGAAAAATGGAGAGGCTCAGAACGAGTACTTCCTCCCTTGACAAAGATTCTGAGACTTTGGAAGGCCTGGGGGGAAGAGCAGTctaatttgcattttgtgttggtAAAGTCAGATGCTTTCCTCTCATTTCCATTGTGGAAGACCGCTGAAGCTAAGGTAGTACAAAATGTAGAAAAACAGTGGGAGCTCAGTCCAGCAAATTACATGAAGATGTTGCCAATagacaagcaaaagaaaattgtaagaAAGACTTTCCGGAAACTGGCCAAGCTTAAACAGGACAGTGTTCAGCAAGAGAGAGATAATATGGAGACACTGATTCATCTGATCATTTCTCAAGATCATACCATTCATCAACAAGTCCTTAGAATGAAGGAACTAGATATGGaaattgaaaaatgtgaagCGAAATTCCATCTAGATCGTGTGGCCAATGATGGAGAGAATTATGTGCAGGACTCCTATTTAATGATCAATCCAAATGAGGCTGAGCAGCAAGGGAGTATGCCAGATGATCAAAAAGAGATGCATGACTATTTGAGCAAAAGTGAGGGGATTTTACAGGTTGAAGAGAGACTGAAACATCACAAACAATTAATAGAGAAGCTGTGTGCTGAAATTGAAAGAGAGGTACATGGtatatgcacagaaaaaaacgGAGATGATGTTCGCACAGAAGGAGCTGCTAATGCTGAACTAGAAAACTCAAATTTGGAAAGTGTAAAATATGAGCTGGAAAAAAGTATGAAAGATGGTCTGAGAATCAACTCATACCTGAGCTGCATTCAGAAAGAACTTACATACAGGGACTCACTGcttcaaaagaaggaaaaagaatatgaacTTCTTacagaagaatttaatttactaCATGTTAAAGATGACATTGAAACTAGGCTTCCATCAAATGAAGAGCCATCCAAGGGCAGTGGCATCTCCAGTAACAGCATTGCTGTTCCTGACTTTGTTCATAGAGTGACTAATCTGGACATAAATGATACAGACTCTGACACTGGAATCAGCTCTACGCACAGTCAGGACTCTGAAATAACTTCAGGGGACATGGTACTGTTGTCAACATAG